Proteins from one Impatiens glandulifera chromosome 2, dImpGla2.1, whole genome shotgun sequence genomic window:
- the LOC124927280 gene encoding F-box/kelch-repeat protein At3g23880-like: MDIKSDPTVDRERKRLKTIQQSSTVADCDSVQVLPYLPTDIITQILSILPVKILVKFRCVSRSWRNLISDPIFIEKHLRASAQDEGYAHHRIIMNSACRRRFEVKSCSLSTVLHEETPIIHDHCYPLKHPRRSVLIVGSVNGLVCIVVDKDSVFLWNPSTRKSNKLTNCGFKKRSGVHIVYGFGYDEASSNYKVIVTKYEKTAEGPFKTEVKIYGFKSDLWRKLEKFPEGNPTDGPGTFVSGSLHWAGSGEMELNHSWSILRPIVCFDLSKETYSEFSQPYYGDGASNSKLGVLCDNLCLLCNIDYRHADIWVMKEYGKEESWSKLFTIPYLHQPDVFPYSVPLCISFTKTEVLLVIGSRLMLYNMDDQTVRPTNIRDYFQEYHNCLKAYTYIESLVSPYPE; the protein is encoded by the coding sequence ATGGACATCAAGAGTGATCCTACTGTGGATAGAGAGAGGAAGCGACTCAAGACTATTCAACAAAGTTCCACCGTCGCCGATTGCGATTCCGTCCAAGTCCTTCCTTACCTGCCAACAGACATTATTACACAAATCCTAAGCATACTTCCCGTCAAAATCCTCGTCAAATTTAGGTGCGTCAGCAGATCCTGGCGCAATTTGATATCTGATCCCATATTCATCGAGAAGCATCTGAGAGCTTCCGCCCAAGACGAGGGTTATGCACACCATAGGATTATTATGAACTCCGCTTGTCGTCGTCGTTTTGAGGTGAAATCATGTTCACTTTCTACTGTTTTGCATGAAGAAACTCCTATTATACATGACCACTGTTATCCATTGAAGCACCCGCGACGCTCTGTTTTGATAGTTGGTTCAGTGAATGGATTGGTTTGTATAGTTGTAGACAAAGATTCTGTCTTTTTATGGAACCCATCTACCAGGAAATCGAACAAACTGACCAATTGTGGTTTTAAAAAGCGTTCAGGTGTACACATTGTATATGGGTTTGGCTATGATGAAGCCAGTTCCAATTATAAGGTTATTGTTACTAAATATGAAAAAACTGCAGAAGGCCCTTTCAAGACTGAAGTAAAGATTTATGGGTTCAAGAGTGATTTATGGAGGAAGCTTGAAAAATTCCCTGAAGGCAATCCCACGGATGGTCCGGGCACGTTTGTGAGTGGATCACTTCATTGGGCTGGAAGTGGGGAAATGGAGTTAAACCATTCTTGGAGTATTCTGAGACCTATTGTCTGTTTCGATTTGTCGAAAGAAACTTATTCTGAATTCTCGCAACCCTATTATGGGGATGGTGCTTCGAATTCAAAGCTAGGAGTTTTATGTGACAACCTCTGTCTTCTATGTAACATTGATTATAGACATGCTGATATATGGGTGATGAAGGAGTATGGAAAAGAAGAGTCTTGGTCTAAGCTGTTCACAATACCGTATTTACACCAGCCAGATGTTTTCCCGTATTCCGTGCCCTTGTGTATTTCTTTTACGAAAACTGAAGTGCTTTTGGTGATAGGATCGCGTTTGATGTTGTATAATATGGACGACCAAACGGTTAGGCCTACCAACATTCGAGATTACTTTCAAGAATACCACAATTGCCTTAAAGCATACACTTATATCGAAAGCCTAGTCTCGCCTTATCCTGAATGA
- the LOC124927316 gene encoding probable trehalose-phosphate phosphatase 2 has translation MIRSHIARLTKIMRFERPIADLEDIESITKSKHDTIGLQKDGNDKTVKEKDSSCYTSWLNEHPSALSCFQAMLSTTKGRRIVVFLDYDGTLSPIVNDPDLAFMSEPMRLAVREVANRFPTAIISGRSRHKVSNFVKLDEVYYAGSHGMDIIGPPRQLNKYDGKYQSQITDGKGNQYIVFQPAQEFLPVIKEILAEMEKVTSDIKGSMIEDNGFCISVHYRHVHQQDYDTLQERVQLVLRNWPEFHITEGKKVMEIRPSIKWDKGDALKYLLETFSNMSNYDEDVIPIYLGDDRTDEDAFKVLRSMGIGYPIIVSSEPRETLALYSLRDPKEVLYFLTSLAKWKDPTRSPVKVQLI, from the exons ATGATTAGATCACACATAGCAAGGTTAACTAAGATCATGAGATTTGAGAGACCAATTGCCGACTTAGAAGACATCGAATCAATTACGAAATCAAAGCATGACACAATTGGACTTCAAAAAGATGGTAATGATAAAACTGTCAAGGAGAAGGATTCTAGCTGTTACACTTCTTGGCTGAATGAACACCCTTCTGCCCTAAGCTGCTTTCAAGCTATGTTGAGCACAACCAAAGGGAGACGAATTGTCGTGTTTTTGGATTATGATGGAACCCTATCACCGATTGTAAATGACCCTGATCTTGCTTTTATGTCGGAACCg ATGCGTTTGGCAGTACGTGAAGTTGCTAATCGATTTCCAACTGCTATTATAAGTGGTAGAAGCCGGCACAAG GTGTCTAATTTTGTGAAGTTAGACGAGGTTTATTACGCTGGTAGCCATGGTATGGACATTATAGGTCCACCTCGACAATTGAACAAATACGATGGAAAGTATCAATCTCAAATCACTGACGGAAAG GGGAATCAATATATTGTTTTTCAACCTGCACAAGAGTTTCTTCCAGTAATTAAAGAG ATATTAGCTGAAATGGAGAAGGTGACAAGTGATATAAAAGGTTCCATGATAGAAGACAATGGATTTTGTATCTCTGTCCATTATCGTCATGTCCACCAACAG GATTATGACACCTTACAAGAAAGAGTGCAATTGGTATTGAGGAATTGGCCAGAGTTTCATATAACTGAGGGCAAGAAAGTGATGGAGATTCGGCCATCAATAAAGTGGGATAAGGGTGATGCCCTGAAATATTTACTGGAAACATTTAGCAACATGTCTAATTATGACGAAGATGTAATCCCTATATACTTGGGAGATGACAGAACTGACGAAGATGCTTTCAAG GTTTTGAGAAGTATGGGAATCGGATATCCCATTATCGTGAGTTCAGAGCCAAGAGAGACATTGGCATTATATTCTCTTAGAGATCCCAAAGAAGTATTATATTTTCTGACAAGTCTCGCGAAATGGAAGGATCCGACTCGTTCTCCTGTCAAAGTGCAACTTATCTGA
- the LOC124927634 gene encoding transcription factor SPEECHLESS, with translation MSSCDDNLWIDDFFNMDDHDSDFGETNSNNILHYNLEDQELLIPPNLGLGAEVKEVVAVDHDIQIQAAQGMATKRRKVTSVELETSSDRELIMLDDQQQQIIKSNNIAHITVERNRRKQMNQNLSLLRSLMPSFYVKRGDQASIIGGVIDYINELQLILQSLEAKKQRKVIYNQVLSPSPRNKPPLSPRVILPMSPKTPQPTITPYKLKPPSPAALEPPSIHSPSSSSGSLPNVNLVVGSSTVCVNELAASSKSAMADVEVKFSGENNLLLKTASLRIPGQAFKIISALEKLALQILHVNISTVDHTMLNSFTIKIGIECQLSAEELAQQVQQTFC, from the exons ATGAGTAGTTGTGATGACAATTTGTGGATTGATGACTTTTTCAATATGGATGATCATGACTCTGATTTTGGAGAAACCAACAGCAATAATATTCTTCACTACAACCTAGAGGATCAGGAACTACTAATTCCTCCTAATCTAGGGTTAGGAGCAGAAGTCAAAGAGGTGGTGGCGGTTGATCATGATATTCAGATCCAAGCTGCTCAAGGTATGGCAACAAAGAGGCGGAAAGTGACCAGTGTTGAACTAGAAACAAGCAGCGATCGTGAGTTAATCATGTTAGATGACCAACAACAACAAATAATTAAGAGTAATAATATTGCTCATATAACCGTGGAGAGGAATAGGCGAAAGCAGATGAACCAGAATCTATCCCTTCTTCGTTCTCTCATGCCTTCCTTTTACGTCAAAAGG GGAGATCAAGCATCCATCATAGGAGGAGTGATAGATTACATTAATGAACTTCAACTAATCCTTCAATCCCTAGAGGCAAAGAAGCAGCGCAAAGTAATTTACAACCAAGTCCTCAGCCCTAGTCCAAGAAACAAGCCTCCTTTAAGTCCAAGAGTTATCCTACCCATGAGCCCAAAAACCCCTCAGCCCACAATTACTCCATACAAACTCAAGCCACCGTCACCAGCTGCACTCGAACCTCCATCAATACATTCACCGTCGTCTTCTTCAGGTTCGTTGCCCAACGTTAATTTAGTGGTGGGCAGTAGTACCGTATGTGTTAACGAGCTAGCCGCAAGCTCAAAGTCGGCCATGGCGGATGTGGAGGTGAAATTCTCCGGGGAGAATAATCTCTTGTTGAAAACGGCTTCGTTAAGGATACCAGGACAAGCATTCAAGATTATTTCGGCCTTGGAGAAGTTAGCCCTACAGATCTTACATGTTAATATCAGCACTGTTGATCATACCATGCTTAATTCTTTCACAATCAAG ATTGGAATAGAATGCCAGCTTAGCGCAGAGGAACTTGCTCAACAAGTTCAGCAAACATTCTGCTAA